From the genome of Methanothrix soehngenii GP6:
CTCTTTTGGCATCCTGCCTACCATGCGGGCAAAGGCAGGATTTACGTATTCAAAGCGCCATCCTTCACTGCTTACCACTATTCCCTGCCCTACAGTTGCCATGACCTGGTGGGCAAAGTCCTTGTCTATTTCAGGATCTGTTTGCTGGTCACAGTTATCGCCGGCCGTTGATACTTTATCTCTGTCCAAGGTTGCCATCTGTCGCACCATCAGTGCTTGCTGAGCGTTGAAAGGTCGATACGGAGTATGGCATATAATAACTATTCGATAGAGCTGCAAGGGCTCTGCAGCTTGTGAGTTTTTTCTCGGAAAAGGTATGGTTGAGCCCACCCAGGATGATCAGCTGCGCTGATCGAACAGGTGAAGGCTCGATTCGGATGGCGCAATCGTCCTATTGTGAGCCCTCAGGCCGAGAGGGACTGGTTTTCCGGCAGAACAACGCTTGCCTCATCCTGGGGCAGAGCATCATCGGACACCGTTGCGGGGAGCGCCTCGATGACCGCAGTCTCGTTCAGTCCGTCCTGATCCAATAAAGAGACTGCAACCGCCTCGCTCTCAGGATAAGATGACATATTGAAGAGCTGAGCAGCGCTGGCCTCGGGCGGCAGAACGATATTTACGCTCTCATTGAATCCATCGAAGACCACGGAAGTGGTGGAGCTCATGCGAACCGCCATGTTCTCCTCCTCTGATGGCTGCAATCCCAGTGACTGGGGAGTCATATAAAGGGTCTCAAACACATCCGCCCTCTTTAAGAGCTGACTCTCTTTGGATATCCAGTAATGGACCTCCATGGTCATATTACGCAGGATATCGGAGAAATTCAGGGGGATGAATGGCACAATGGAAGCCACCTCCTGGGAAAGGGGATCAGCATAAGAGGCAATGTCAATCTCTGCTCGCACCTTATAGCAGTCCTCGTCCCCCACCATCTCCGAGCCGACTAAAGTGAGCCGGGACTGATTGAGCATATCGATCTGCTGGTCCAGGGAATTCTGTTGGGACCATGCATCACCCAATCCGGATAGCTCCATAGCGGTCCAGTTGCCATCCATCTTCATATAAATGGTGTCGTTTTGCAGATACTCTTCCAGGGCTGATGCCGTGGAGTTGCCTTCATCACCGGGAATAAAAGTCAGAGTGGCCATGACGAGCTTTAGGGCCTGATCGGTCACATTTACCAGGCCAAAGCCGATGGACCGGGTTTGAACCTGCTGAGACTGGCCAGAAGAGAGGTTCTCAAGCGTCATATCCTGCTCCATCTCCATGGAGAAGGTGTAGGATTTCAGGTCGTCCGATGATGCGACCACCAGCTCCCTCAAAATGGTTGATACCGGATCATCCAGGGAGCGGTCAGTTGACTGGCATAAAGCGCAAGAGCTTGAAAGCAGCAGGGCCATTGCCAGAATCATTAGATATCTCATATGGATGATTATGGGGGTGCAGGATAAATCCGTTTTGCTCTATTCGATCTTCTTGAACATGCTTCCTTTGACCCCGCAGACCGGACACTTGTCGGGAGCCTTGTGATCCACAGTCATGCCGCATACCGGGCAGACGTAATAGGGGAATGGCTCCTTCTGGATATCCAGCCCCTCGAGCATATCATGATATAGCCAGGCATGATGCTCTTCCACCGCATTGGCATAGTTAAACGACCTCTCAGCATCCCGGGCGCCCTCCTCCTTTGCTATAGCTATCATCTCTGGATACATATCCTTGAACTCATGCGTCTCTCCGGCGATCGCCTCACGCAAATTCTCTTTGGTGGTCTTGATGGCCTTTAGGGCGCGCAGGTGGTTGGCTGCGTGCACCGCTTCCGCCTCGGCAGCGGCCCGAAAGAGCCTGGCGGCCTGAGCGTAGCCCTCCTTATCCGCCTGAGCGGCAAATATGCTGTACTTCCTGTTCGCTCCAGATTCGCCGGCAAACGCCTCCCTCAAGAAATCCTCTGTTCGGGTCATATCCTTTCACTCCTGTGCATGATTCTGTCGATATTTGATTCGGTTTTTTTAGTGAGATAAAGCTTTTGAAAATTGCTGGCTTGGAATCCAGCCACTGATTTCCGGGCCTTCAGATCTGTCCCGCACCGCTTACTCCTCCAAACTGAGGTCCTCGGGGTAAAGATCGACCTCATGCAAGAGACCGTTACCTGCCAGATCATAGTATCCGGTGATCCTGAGTATGTCCAGACGGGATATCTCATAAGCTCCACCCCTTCTCTCCAGTGGAGGATTGACCTGGACCTCCTGCAATGTTATCCCCGCCTCACCCTCATTGTAGCGGTCGAATATCTGCCCCCAGGGGACGAGATGGGCAGTTCTGCTCTTCCCCACCCCATAACGCAGCTCCACCGCCAGTATGCCCTGACGGCCAGAACGGGTGATGAAATCCGTCTCCCTCTCTATCTGATGGCCGCCGGAGGCCTCGCTGAAGTGCTGTTTGAAATAAAGCGACCGGGTCTTGCGGGCATCAAGGCTTTTGCATTCGATTGCCAGGTAGTACTCGGCAATTTTAGAGTCCACCAGGATATCGGCCAGCTGGGTGGCAAACCGCGACTGTCGGAGCCGGTAGGCTATGGCTTTAATGCCTTCCCTCTCGAAGAAGGAGTTTAGAGAATTGACCATTGCCCACTCAAAGTCACCCATCAGCAAAGATATTTCAAAGCCCTTATTAAAGTATCTTTTCCCGTGTAACTCACTTTCGCCCTTCCCTCATTGCTACACTTTATAGCCTTTGGACAGTAACACTTCCTGTTGCTCTCTGTGAGGATTCATATGGTTGTGGGAAGGACTCTGTGGGACTTTGCATTTGAGGTCATTCGCACGCCGGGATTCGGCTTATTTCTCATAGCTTTGCTAATATTTATTGAGTTAATATTGATAATCATATTGTTAATGGCATACTCAGGATTGATCGAGATAGAGTTCAGCTACAGCGAACTGGGCTTGGCGATCCACCATCTCACCAGTCATCTGGCGAAGAGGGTTATCTTGATATGTTGAAAAGTGGATTAACAACACATGGACGGAGGGGTGGACAGATCTTGCCGCATACGGCATCATCAGAGCTGAAGAGCAATGGGCTGGGCAGGTTTATACGCGCCCGCTCCATCTCCGATGCCTGGCATCGAGGTCTGAACCTCATCTGGAGACAGGGTGAAGAGATCTCGGATGAGAGAGGGACCAAGATACGAGAGCTTCTATCCTTGCAGGTAGTGGTGGAGAATCCATATCAAGAGATGATTCCGGAGGAGTACTCCTGGAATGAGGAGCGGCTGGAGGAGTATGCCCATCAACTGCTCTGCGGCGACAATCCCGGATTTGAGTATACTTATGGCGAGAGGCTGCGCGCCTGGCGCCTGCCAGGCACCCCACCCCTGGATCAGATCGATATGGCCATTCAACGGCTGAAGGAATCTCCTGCCACCCGCCGGGCCACGTCAGTGACCTGGATCCCCCCGGTGGATGGGGAGAGGAATGAAGTCCCCTGCATGATCGTTGATGATTTCAAATTACGCGGCGGCAGGCTGCACCTGGCCATCTTCTTTCGCAGCCATGACTTCGCCGGGGCCTATCCCGCCAACCTCTACGGTCTGGCCAGGCTGCTGGAATATGCAGCACGAGAAGTGGGTGCCCAGCCGGGCTCCATCTCCACCACCAGCTCCTCTGCCCACATCTATGAGCACGACTGGGACTGGATCGAGGAGATGCTCCTGGGAAGAGGCGAGGCATAGACCGGTCGAGCGAAAGGCATATCTGCATTTATCGAATACTCATTACGCTTATGGTCGATAGCCTTCTGATGATCAAGGCAGAGGAGATCCACAAAAGGATAGAAGAGGGCAAGCCGGTTGAGTATGAGAATGTCATCATCTACGGTGACCTGGACCTGCACAATCTGGACCTACCTTTGAACAGAAACAAGCGGAAGATCGTAGAATCGATAATCAAGATAGAGTACTCTGTGATCAAGGGAAATGTGTTCTTCGACCACTCCGCCTTTCAGGGGCTGGTGGATTTTGACGGCACCGTATTCTCTCAGGCGGCCAACTTCTCTGACTCCTTCTTCCAGGAAGACGCCGGTTTCTCCCAGGCCCAGTTTCACGGGGAAGCCAACTTCTCCCGCGCTCATTTCACTACCGAGGCCAACTTCTCCCGAGCCAGGTTCAACGATGGTGACTTCGGCCGGGCGAAATTCCATCGCAGCTTTCACCTCTCCAATGCCAGGGTGTACACCCTGCGGCTCTCCGACGCCATCTTCGAAGAGGACGCCAGCATCCACCTAAAGGACCTGAACTACAACCGCATTGTGGTCCGCTGGAACACCATCCGCGAACATCTGCCCTACAACGGCTCAGTCTATCTCACCCTGATAAAGAACTTCAGAAACTTGGAGCAGTTCGAGGACGAGGACGACTGTTACTATCAGTATCGAAAGGAGAAGCATGCCCGGACCACGAAGGCATTTCCCAGAATCATCGACCGCCTGGCCTGGCTCTCCTGCGGCTATGGAGTCCGTCCATCCCACACCGTGATCCTCAGCCTGTCTCTGATCATCCTCTTCACAGCGATCTTCTGGGGAGCACACGCCCTGCAACCTTCTGCTTCTGCAAGCCCCGGTAGCAGCATATCGATAAACGATGCCTTCTACTTCAGCAGCATGTGGTTTCTTGGCCGGGCCCCCCAGAACATCAGCATCATTGAGGGCTTCGAGTTCCTGACCGTTTTTGAGACCCTGGCCGGATGGCTGCTAATGGCCCTCTTCCTGGTGACCATGAGCAAGGTGATGCTCCGGTGAGGGGATCCTCCCCCGCTCAATCCGCCCTCTGGCGGCCGATATTTAATGCCTGAAGGGCGGCCCGGAGTTCATCGATCTGCACAGGCTTGGAGATATAGCCATCCATGCCGGCGTCCAGACATCTCTTCCGATCCCCCTCCAGAGCATAAGCGGTCATTGCCAGGATTCGGGGGCGATCAACTAGATCCATATCCAATATAGCCCTTGTCGCCTCCAGGCCATCCATCTTAGGCATCTGCACATCCATTAAAACCACATCATAATGCTTATGGCTCAGAGCCTGAACCGCCTCTTCCCCGTTGGAGACCACATCTGCCTTGTATCCCAGCTTATTGAGCATGAGGAGAGCAACTTTCATGTTGACCGGATTATCCTCAGCCAGCAGAATTTTCAAATCCCGGTGATCAACCTCCTGATAGCCGGGTTTTATCGCGCTTATCCTCTTGCCCGCCAGGATTCGATTGGATGCATCATCCCCGGATGATTCCTCAACCTTTATTTGGAAATGGAATGTGGAGCCGCTCCCCATCTCGCTCTCCACCCATATCCTTCCCCCCATCTGCTCCACCAGCATGCGACTGATGGCCAGGCCCAGGCCAGTGCCACCGTATTTTCTGCTGGTGGAGGCATCTACCTGGCTGAAGGAGTGAAACAGCTTTTTCATGTCGCTTTTGGAGATGCCGATGCCGGTATCGGTCACTGAGAAGTGTAGCATTCCTGGTTCGTCACCCATCTTCACCTCAAGGGATACCATGCCCCTTTCTGTGAACTTGACCGCATTGCCCAGGAGATTGACCAGGATCTGCTGCAGCCGGACTGAGTCTCCAACTACGGTCTGAGGGACGAGATCATCCAGATAGAACCCCATCTCCAGACCCTTCTCAGCCGCCTTTGCCGCCACCATGTTGATAGATCTATCAATGCACTTGCGCAGGGAGAAGGGCTCGAGCTCCAGCTTCATCTTTCCCTCGTTGATCTTGGAGAAGTCGAGGATATCATTGATGATGCTCAGCAAGGCATCGCCGCTGCTGTGAATGGTCTGCACGTAATCGCGCTGCTCAGGCGACAGATTGGTTTCCAGCAGCAAGCCGGCAAGACCGATAACAGAGTTCATGGGAGTGCGTATCTCATGGCTCATGTAGGCCAAAAATTCCCCCATCGAGCGGGATGCTGCATCCGCTGCCTGCTGAGCCTGAAGAAGCTTCTTTTCCGTCTCCTTATGCTCTAACATCTCCTCGTTGAGGGCCCTGTTGATCCTCAAAAGCCAGGCAGTCCTCTCTGATACCCTCATCTCCAGCTCTTCCTGGGTCCTTTTCCGCACATCCTCTGCCAGCTTCCTCTCAGTGATATCATGGATGAAGCCCTCAAGGGCGAGAAGCTTTCCAGAGGCGTCAAAGATCCCCTGACCATGTTCCCAGACCCATTTCGTTTCTGAGCCTGCATTAATCCGGTAGGTGAGACGGAACGGAGTTCCCTTTTCCGTTTCCTGCTGGATTTCACTCCAGACGCGATCCCGGTCATCAGGATGGATCAGATCGGCATACGAAATTGCGCTATTATGAAGAAGCTCGGGTGATGGGCGGCCGGTCAGCTCCAGGCATCCATCGCTTACAAACTCCATGGTCCTTTGGCGATCGTTCCTGCAGCGATAAGCCATCCCAGGCAGATTGCTCATAAGGGTGGTGAGCATTCTCTTGCTCTCCCTCAGGGCCACCTCAGTCCGCCGGCGCAGCAAAGCATTTCCTATGCTTTCCGCTGCCGCCTGTAGAATTGCTACCTCGTTCTCCGTCCACCGCCGCTCAAAATGGCAGTCATCAATGGAGATGACGGCGCAAAAACGCCTCTCGATGAATACAGGCAGAAGGAGAAAGGAGATGATACCGTTATCCTCCAGGAGCTTCCGTCCCGGATCGATGACCTTGGATGTTATGCCCTGAATGGGATTGCCGCGGGAGAGAGCATCCTGCCATCCGATGAATTGGTCCCAGGAGATCCTTCCCCGGAATGGCTCTGCAGGCTCCCTAAGCCACTGGATCGACTCCTCAAATACGGACTCGGTGCCCGTCCATTCAGCGCTCTCCAGGATCGTAATCCGATCAGAGCCTATTGAAATCCCCAGAATTCCCAGAGCTTTCTTGATAGCATCAGGATCGGTGGCAAGAAGATGATTTGTGGTGGCGGTGGCCACCCTCCTGAGCAGCAGGTCCCGCTGGCGCAGCTCCTCCTCGGTCCTGCGCTTCTGAATGAGCTTGTGCATGCCGCTCATGAGCAATGTGAGCTGGCGCACATCGGCATCATTATATTCCTCCTCCTTATTGCCGACTGCAGCTACGATGGCGATCTTTCCCTTATCCATGATGGGAACGCTGATATATCGCAGGACCCAAGCCTCATCCGGCGAGAGGTGAGATTTGCCGCAATAAATGGAATTGTCATTGACGATCACCGCTCGACGCCTTTTCAGGGACTCGCCCCAGAGGCAGGGCTCACCCAGATGATATGCCATCTTGCTCCGATCCGCGCCATCCTCAGGCAGGGGATCTTTGGACCAGTGGCTCATGAAAATGATGCCCTCGCTTTCATCCATAAAGGTGAGATAGCCAAATCTCGAGCCAGTGAGCTTTGCACCCGCTTGAATAGCATAGTCGGCAAGCTCCTTGAGGAAGGCTTCATCCATCGGATTAAGCTGGAGCAATGCCCCCAGCCCCGACTCATCTAAAAGCAGTGCCTCTTCAGCCCTCATGCTATCGGATAAATGGCAGAAGTTGGCCAGGAAATAGACTGAACCTCCAGAGTACGCCGCGATCCTGGTGCAGATCATCTCTGCAGTATAATATTGTCCGTCAGTCCCCTGTATGGGCAGCTCTCCCTGCCAATTCCCTTGGGATAGAAGGACAGGAATGATCACCTCTCGCAGCTTGCTTTTGCCATCCTCATTGGTGAAATCGAATATTGACCAGCCCATCACAGGAGAGGCATCATCATATCCACAGCTTTGAAGGAGGAGGGGATTTACATACTCGATCCTGCCCTCGAAATCAAATAAAACGATCGCTGTTGGAGAGCTTTCCACCGACTGCACCATTCTTTGCAGCTGGATCTGGGCTATCCTTCGCTCGGTTACATCCTTGATGCAGCCTGCCACACCCAGAGTCCTTCCGTCTTCGTCTTGCCAGGGATAGTAGACGTAATCAAGATATTGCTCCATCCCATCCTTCGAGATATGGACCTCGCCCCGGGCGGGATTCCCAGTCTCTATCACCCTCTCTTTGATCCTCCTTTGCCGATCTGCCTCCGCTGGCGAAAAAATGTCCTCATCCGTCTTTCCCAGGGCCAGCAAGCCATCCATTCCAGGAGGCCTCTCAAATGAAAGCCAGGTGTAGCGAAGACCTCGATCCTGCAAAAAGAGGCAGCAAGGATTATCTGAAATCAGATCATCTAGGAGGGTATTGCCAAGATTACTGCTATTTGGCTCACATAAACGGGCAGAGATCCTATCCAGATCGCTCTTAAAGAGGGCGATCCGCGACTGATCATCACCCTCGCCATTCGTGCAACTATCTATGCGCCACTGCATCTGACCGATCATCTCTTCAAGATCCCAATGCCCAAAGCTCCTCTCCAATTAAAATCCATTATATTTCAGCTCTTCAGTTCATTAACATATCAACTCCTTAATCAATGTATTGAATGCACCTTATAACGTATTCAAAATCGATGAAGCCCTCTGGTCTAAGCTTCGAGCTAATCATAGTAGAAAAATGTTTATTTCATTCCATTTAAAAAAATTCATACCCTCAGAAGGACGTCTCTAGCAGCTGGATCAAATCCTCGGTATTGTGCCTTGATATCAGATCCAACAACTTATCGTTCTGCCGATAAAAATGCCTAATTTCCTCAATCCTCTGCATGACCGATGGGTCTGGACTCTCCCAGGCCCTCAGATCTGCCTCCGTTCGGTCAAGTGCATTCAGTATGCATTGCAGATTCTGGCGGATGTTGGCTATCATATCTCCCCTCAATGAATCGGCATCTGTGACGGGAATATAGTGATATCTCTTATCGCCCGGTATGACCACCCTCTTGACCAGGCCTATCCTC
Proteins encoded in this window:
- a CDS encoding DUF6612 family protein, with the protein product MRYLMILAMALLLSSSCALCQSTDRSLDDPVSTILRELVVASSDDLKSYTFSMEMEQDMTLENLSSGQSQQVQTRSIGFGLVNVTDQALKLVMATLTFIPGDEGNSTASALEEYLQNDTIYMKMDGNWTAMELSGLGDAWSQQNSLDQQIDMLNQSRLTLVGSEMVGDEDCYKVRAEIDIASYADPLSQEVASIVPFIPLNFSDILRNMTMEVHYWISKESQLLKRADVFETLYMTPQSLGLQPSEEENMAVRMSSTTSVVFDGFNESVNIVLPPEASAAQLFNMSSYPESEAVAVSLLDQDGLNETAVIEALPATVSDDALPQDEASVVLPENQSLSA
- a CDS encoding GbsR/MarR family transcriptional regulator, which codes for MEQEARAVLKRHMIDACVKGANNRGCCDAVGVLQGTLFLTGVPLSMDQLVEETGYSKSTVSTNMGILERIGLVKRVVIPGDKRYHYIPVTDADSLRGDMIANIRQNLQCILNALDRTEADLRAWESPDPSVMQRIEEIRHFYRQNDKLLDLISRHNTEDLIQLLETSF
- a CDS encoding rubrerythrin family protein, whose amino-acid sequence is MTRTEDFLREAFAGESGANRKYSIFAAQADKEGYAQAARLFRAAAEAEAVHAANHLRALKAIKTTKENLREAIAGETHEFKDMYPEMIAIAKEEGARDAERSFNYANAVEEHHAWLYHDMLEGLDIQKEPFPYYVCPVCGMTVDHKAPDKCPVCGVKGSMFKKIE
- a CDS encoding pentapeptide repeat-containing protein, whose protein sequence is MVDSLLMIKAEEIHKRIEEGKPVEYENVIIYGDLDLHNLDLPLNRNKRKIVESIIKIEYSVIKGNVFFDHSAFQGLVDFDGTVFSQAANFSDSFFQEDAGFSQAQFHGEANFSRAHFTTEANFSRARFNDGDFGRAKFHRSFHLSNARVYTLRLSDAIFEEDASIHLKDLNYNRIVVRWNTIREHLPYNGSVYLTLIKNFRNLEQFEDEDDCYYQYRKEKHARTTKAFPRIIDRLAWLSCGYGVRPSHTVILSLSLIILFTAIFWGAHALQPSASASPGSSISINDAFYFSSMWFLGRAPQNISIIEGFEFLTVFETLAGWLLMALFLVTMSKVMLR
- a CDS encoding thymidylate synthase; translated protein: MLKSGLTTHGRRGGQILPHTASSELKSNGLGRFIRARSISDAWHRGLNLIWRQGEEISDERGTKIRELLSLQVVVENPYQEMIPEEYSWNEERLEEYAHQLLCGDNPGFEYTYGERLRAWRLPGTPPLDQIDMAIQRLKESPATRRATSVTWIPPVDGERNEVPCMIVDDFKLRGGRLHLAIFFRSHDFAGAYPANLYGLARLLEYAAREVGAQPGSISTTSSSAHIYEHDWDWIEEMLLGRGEA
- a CDS encoding ATP-binding protein, which codes for MIGQMQWRIDSCTNGEGDDQSRIALFKSDLDRISARLCEPNSSNLGNTLLDDLISDNPCCLFLQDRGLRYTWLSFERPPGMDGLLALGKTDEDIFSPAEADRQRRIKERVIETGNPARGEVHISKDGMEQYLDYVYYPWQDEDGRTLGVAGCIKDVTERRIAQIQLQRMVQSVESSPTAIVLFDFEGRIEYVNPLLLQSCGYDDASPVMGWSIFDFTNEDGKSKLREVIIPVLLSQGNWQGELPIQGTDGQYYTAEMICTRIAAYSGGSVYFLANFCHLSDSMRAEEALLLDESGLGALLQLNPMDEAFLKELADYAIQAGAKLTGSRFGYLTFMDESEGIIFMSHWSKDPLPEDGADRSKMAYHLGEPCLWGESLKRRRAVIVNDNSIYCGKSHLSPDEAWVLRYISVPIMDKGKIAIVAAVGNKEEEYNDADVRQLTLLMSGMHKLIQKRRTEEELRQRDLLLRRVATATTNHLLATDPDAIKKALGILGISIGSDRITILESAEWTGTESVFEESIQWLREPAEPFRGRISWDQFIGWQDALSRGNPIQGITSKVIDPGRKLLEDNGIISFLLLPVFIERRFCAVISIDDCHFERRWTENEVAILQAAAESIGNALLRRRTEVALRESKRMLTTLMSNLPGMAYRCRNDRQRTMEFVSDGCLELTGRPSPELLHNSAISYADLIHPDDRDRVWSEIQQETEKGTPFRLTYRINAGSETKWVWEHGQGIFDASGKLLALEGFIHDITERKLAEDVRKRTQEELEMRVSERTAWLLRINRALNEEMLEHKETEKKLLQAQQAADAASRSMGEFLAYMSHEIRTPMNSVIGLAGLLLETNLSPEQRDYVQTIHSSGDALLSIINDILDFSKINEGKMKLELEPFSLRKCIDRSINMVAAKAAEKGLEMGFYLDDLVPQTVVGDSVRLQQILVNLLGNAVKFTERGMVSLEVKMGDEPGMLHFSVTDTGIGISKSDMKKLFHSFSQVDASTSRKYGGTGLGLAISRMLVEQMGGRIWVESEMGSGSTFHFQIKVEESSGDDASNRILAGKRISAIKPGYQEVDHRDLKILLAEDNPVNMKVALLMLNKLGYKADVVSNGEEAVQALSHKHYDVVLMDVQMPKMDGLEATRAILDMDLVDRPRILAMTAYALEGDRKRCLDAGMDGYISKPVQIDELRAALQALNIGRQRAD